Genomic DNA from Nonomuraea rubra:
GCGCGGCGATGCGGGCGCCGGGGACGGCGTCGGCGGTGATGCCCTCGGCGTAGAGCGCCCCCGGGACGAGCTCGGGGAAATCCCGCCAGATGTCGCTCGAATGCTGGAAGAACACGTGCACCCCATCGTCGTGGCCGCTCCCGCCGGACCTCTCACCTTACTCCGGTCACCCCGTCAGGCGGTGGCGGGCACGGCGCGCGGCCAGGGCGTAGCCCGCGCAGGTCAGCGCCGCCAGGACGGCCGCCACCAGCAGGGGCCGCCCGATGACGCCCATGACCGCCACCCCGAGGGTCGCGCCGACCTGGCGGAAGGCGTTGAGCACGCCGCCGGCGGTGCCGGCCGTGCCGGGCGGGGCGCTGTTGATCATCCCGGCCATCAGGGCGGGCAGCACGAACGACAGGCCGAAGCCCAGCACCACCAGCCAGGGCGTCAGCACGCCGGTGAGCGCCGTCCCGGCCAGGCCCGCCGCGATGAGGGCCAGGCCGCCGAGTATCGGCGGGCGCGGGCCGTAGCGGGCCACCAGGCGGCCGGTGAGCAGCGGGTTCACCGTCATGGGCAGCGTGAGCGGGAGGAACGCCAGCCCGGTGGCCATCGGGCTCAGGTGGCGGGTGTCCTGGAGGAGCAGCGTCAGCACGAACAGGGCGCCGGAGAAGGCGAAGTTCGCCGCCGTGCCCGCCAGCAGCTCCGGCCAGGTGGCGGCGAGCAGGCCGCCGGGGAGGGCGGGAGCGTGGCTGCGCCGCTCGGCCAGCACCAGGCCGGCGAGGAGGGCCAGGGACAGCAGGGCGGCCACGGGCGCGGAGCCGATCAGCGCCTCGGCGACCAGGCCGAGGAAGGCGCAGGCCAGGATCTGGACCCACCAGTCGATCACCCGGCTGCCGCGCGGCGAGACCACCTTGCGCATGGCCAGCAGGCTGATCAGGGCGATGGGCGGGTTGAGCAGGAAGACGGCGCGCCAGCCGTACAGGTCGACCAGGAGGCCGCCGATCAGGGGGCCGGCCGCGAGCGCGCTGCCGGTGATGGCCGCCCACAGGCCGGTGGCGCGGGCCCGCGCGGCGGGCTCGGGGAACAGCTCGGCCAGCAGGCCGAGCGAGCCGCCCGTGCAGAGCGCGCCCGCCACGCCCAGCAGGGCGCGCAGGCCGATCAGCACGCCCAGGTCCGGCGCGGCGGCGCTCAGCAGCGAGATCACGCCGAAGGACGCCACGCCGAGCTTGAAGATCCGCGCCGCGCCGTACCTGTCGGCGACCGCTCCCCCGGTGAGGAGGCAGGCGGCGAAGGCGACCGTGTACGCGTTCACCGCCCACTGCTGGCCGGCCAGCGATCCGCCGAGCGAGGCCCGCAGGTCGGGCAGCGCGATCGTCAGGACCGTGGTGTCGAGGATCACCAGGAAGTAGGCGAGGGAGAAACCGAACATGCGCCCCAGCCTGCTGAAACGCGGCCCTGCCGCTCAACAGGCTGAGCCGCGGGGAGCGTTCGGGAAAGCCGTATGCTGGCATGTGTGGAGTTGCGGCAGTTGAGGGGGTTCGTGGCGGTGGCGGCGTCGGGCTCCGTCACGGCGGCCGCCGACCGCCTGGGCCTGGCCCCCGCCTCGGTGTCGGAGCAGGTGCGCAGGCTGGAGGCCGGCCTCGGTGTCGTGCTCTTCGAACGGACGCCGCGGGGCATGCGCCTGACCGAGCCGGGCAGCGCGCTGCTGGCCCGGGCGCAGGGCCTGCTGGACCACGCTGACGAGGTGCGGCGCGCCGTGACGGGCGCGCGCCGCCGCGTGCGGATAGGGGCGCTGGAGATGCTGGCCGCGGCCAGGCTCCCCGCCGTGGTCCGCCGCCTGGCGGAGCGCCGCCCCGACCTGGACGTGAGCGTCGAGTCGCTCACCAGGCGGCCGCTGCTGGAGGCGGTGGCGGGCGGCCGGCTCGACGCGGCGCTGTTGCTGGACCTGGGTGACCGGGTCGGCGGGCTGGGGTTCGACCGGCCTGCGGGGATGGACCACCTGGATCTGGGCGAGGTCCGGCTGTCGCTGGTCGCGGCGCCCGGCGGCGACCGGGAGCCGCTGCTCGTCAGCCCGGCCGGTTGCTCGATCCGGTTGGCGGCCGATCAGGTGTTCGGGGTGGAGGTGCCGCGCAGGGAGCTGACCAGCATCGCCACCGCGCGCGAGTGGTCCAGGCAGGGGCTGGGGGCGGCGCTGCTGCCGGACTTCGCGCTCGGGACGGATCTGAACTCGGGGGCGCTGGTGGAGCTGGATCTCCAGGCGCCGCCGCTCGCGCTGCGGCTGGTCTGGATGCGCGCCCGCGAGGCGTCCCTCCGCGACGTCCTGTACGCCCTCAGCACCGCGTGACGGCGGCCGGCCTGCTACGGCCGGGTGAGTCCGTACGACGCCGGCTACGGCCGGGTGAGCCGGTAGAGCACGTGGCGGCGCAGCGGGCTGGCCTTGGGCACGCGCGGATGGTCGAAGTCCTCGGCCGGATCCCTGGTCATGCCCAGGCGCCGCATCACCGCCTGGGAGCGCAGGTTCCGTTCGGCGGTCATCGAGATGAGGCCGTCGAGCCCCGCCTCCTCGAAGGCGTACCTGGCCGCCCGCCTGGCGGCCTCGATCGCGTACCCGTGGCCCCAGGCCGGGCGCGCCAGCCGCCACCCGATCTCCACCGCGGGCAGGAACGGCGCCTCGAACGTCTGCAGCGCCAGCCCCGTGAAGCCGATGAACTCCCCGCTCTCCCGCACCTCCAGCGCCCACAGCGAGTAGCCCAGCCGGTCGAACTGCTCCTCGATCCTGTCGATCAGCTCGTCGCTCTCCACCCGCGTGAGCCGTGCGGGGAAGTGCTCCATCACCTCGGGGTCGGCGTTCATGGCGGCGAAGGGCGCCCGGTCCTCCTCGCGCCATCTGCGCATGATGAGCCGTTCGGTCTCCATCCGGCCTAGAGTACGCGGCTGAGGAACGCCTTCGTCCGCGGGCTGCTCGGGTCGTCCAGCACCTCGGCCGGCGTGCCGGACTCGACGACCACGCCCTCGTCCATGAACACGACGCGGTCGGCCACCTCCCGCGCGAACCCGATCTCGTGGGTCACCACGATCATGGTGAGCCCGTCCTCGGCCAGGCCCTTCATGGTGGCCAGCACCTCACCGACCAGCTCGGGGTCGAGCGCGCTGGTCGGCTCGTCGAACAGCATGAGCTTGGGCCGCATGGCCAGGGCCCTGGCGATGGCGACGCGCTGCTGCTGCCCGCCGGAGAGCTGCCGGGGGTAGTTGCCCGCCTTGTCCTCCAGGCCGACGCGGCGCAGCAGGGCGTGCGCGCGTTCCCTGGCCTGGTCGCGGGGCTCGCCCCGGACGCCGACGGGCGCCTCGACGACGTTCTGCAGCACGGTCATGTGCGGGAACAGGTTGAACTGCTGGAAGACCATGCCGATCTCCCTGCGCTGCCGGGTGATCTCCTTCTTGCGCAGGTGCCGCACCTTCCCGCCGGACGCCTCGAACCCGATCAGCTCGCCGTCCACGTGGATGGAGCCGCCGTCGATGGTCTCCAGGTGGTTCACGCAGCGCAGGAACGTGGACTTGCCGGAGCCGGACGGGCCGAGGACGACCACCACCTCCTGGGGCCGCACGTCCAGGTCGATGCCCTTGAGCACCTCCAGGTGGCCGAAGTGCTTGCGTACGGCGCGGGCGCGCACCATGGGGACGCTCACGGGGTCACCTCCGAGGGACGGCGGCGGCGGAAGGTCGCGAAGGCCCAGAAGCTCCGCGGGGCGTTCCTGGTGGCGCCGCGCGCGTAGTGCCGCTCGATGAACGACTGGCCGACGTACAGGATCGAAGTGATCACCAGGTACCAGACGCACGCGACGATCAGCAGCGGGATGGTCTGGAAGGTGCGGTTGTAGATGGACTGCACCGTGTAGAGCAGGTCGGCCAGCGCGATCACGCTGACCAGGGAGGTGGCCTTCAGCATGCTGATGACCTGGCTGCCGGTGGGCGGGATGATGAAGCGCATGGCCTGGGGCAGCACGATGCGGCGGAACGCGCGGGCGTTGCTCATGCCGAGCGCGGAGGCGGCCTCGGTCTGGCCGGGGTCCACGGACATCAGGCCGCCGCGGATGATCTCCGCCATGTACGCGCCCTCGTTCAGCCCGAGCCCCAGGATGGCGGCCAGCAGCGGCGTGATGAGCTGGTTGGTGTCGGCGCTGACGAACTCGGGCCCGAACGGGATGCCGAAGGAGATCTCCGGCAGCAGGTACGACAGGTTGTACCAGAGCACGAGCTGCACCAGCACCGGCGTGCCCCGGAAGAACCAGACGTAGAGGCCGCAGGCGGCCCGCGCCACCGGGTTCTCCGACAGCCGTCCGACGGCCAGCAGCACGCCCAGCGCGACGCCCGCGGCCATGGCGATCACCGTGAGCAGCAGCGTGGTGAAGATGCCCTGGCCGATGAGCTGCGCGTTGACGTACCGGCCGACGACGTCCCACTGGAAGTTGGGGTTGGTGACGAGCAGGCTGACGAGCTGGGCGGCCAGCACGAGCAGCACGGCCGAGGCGACCCAGCGCAGGGGGTGGCGGGTGCGGGCGGCGCCCGCGACGTCGATCTCGGGAGGTTCGCTCATGATTTCGCCAGGTTGATTCCGGCCTGGTCCAGCTTGTTGTCGGAGGTCTTCCACTTGGCCATGATCCGGTCGTAGGTGCCGTTGTCCATGAGCTTCTGGATGCCGTCCCTGAGCACGTCGCGCAGCGGCGAGTCCTTGGCCACGACGGCCCCCTGGTAGAGGTCGTCGAAGCCGTTCGGCCGGCCCTTGCCGGCGAGTTCGAGCTTGCCGCCGGCCTGGTCGACGAAGTAGGTGAGCGGTGCCTGGGAGGAGAAGAACGCGTCCGCCCGCCCCGAGCTGACCGCCAGCACCGAGGTGGGCTGGTCCTTGTACGACTGCACGGTGATCTTCTGCTTGCCCTCCTTGACGCAGGCCGCGGACTGGCCCTTGATCACCGCCTCCGCGGAGCCGCCGGCCATGACCGAGATCTTCAGCCCGCACGTGTCGGCCACCGAGCCGATCCGGTCCGGGTTGCCCTTCGGGACCGCGAACACGACGTACTCCTTGACCCAGTCCACGAAGTCGTTGTTCTTCTGCCGGTCGGGGAAGTCGCCCACGGGGCCGATGGCGAAGTCGTAGCGGCCGGAGGCGATGCCGGTCAACGAGCTGGGCAGGCCGTCCACGGTGACGTGCTCGATCTTCACGCCGAGGACCTGGCCGAGCGCCTCGGTCATGTCGGCGGCGGCGCCGGTCAGCGACCTGCCGTCGGCGCCGGCGATCTCGTACGGCGGGAACGAGCCGTTGTTGACCGAGATCAGCCTGCCGGCCTGCTTGACCTTGTCGGGCAGGCGGTCGTACAGGGCCTGGTCCTTGGCCTGGGCGGCGGCGGAGGGCTGCCCCGCCGGCTCCAGCACGCCCTCGGCCTCCGGCGGGTTGGCGCCGCAACCGGCCATGAGCAGAACGGCGGCGGCGAGCAACGCGGTCACGGGCTTAGACATGCGGCTCCAATCGCGGGTCCAGTCGCGAGTCCGGCCGCTGGTCCGGCCGCGGGTCCGGCCGCGGGTCCGGCCGCTGGTCCGGTCGCGGGTCCAGTCGCGGGTCCACCGCGAAGCGCCGGTTCTCCAGGACGGGCAGGGTACGGCGGGCGGCGGCGAGCTCGCCGGCGGAGGCGTCGGCCCACAGCAGCCCGGGCGCCTCGCCGAGGCGGGCCCTGGTGATGCCGAGCGGGTCGACGACCATGCTGGCCCCGATGTTGCGCCTGCCGCACTCGCCGGAGGCGGCCACGTAGCAGGTGTTCTCCAGGGCTCGGGCGGTGACCATGACCTCCCAGTGCCACTCCTTGGCCGGGCCGCGCACCCAGGCGGCGGGCAGCGCGAGCACCTGGGCGCCCTGGTCGGCCAGGAGCCTGGCCAGCTCGGGGAAGCGCACGTCGTAGCAGGTCATCAGGCCGACCTTCCAGCCGGCGCAGTCGAAGACGACGGGCGCGTTCGCGCCGGGGACGACGTTGTCGGACTCGCGGCGCCCGAACGCGTCGTACAGGTGCAGCTTCACGTACGTGGCGACGATCTCGCCGTCCCTGGCCGCCACCAGCACGTTCGACACGCGGCCGTCCGGCTCGGGCACGTGCACGCCGGCGACGACGGTGGTGCCGCTGCCCCGCGTGTGCTCGACCAGGCCGCTGACGAAGGGGCCGTCCAGCGGCTGGGCGGCCTCGCGGATGCGTACGGGCTCGTCCACGAAGAGGGCGAGCGCTCCTTCGGGCAGGACCAGCAGGTCCGCCCGGCCCGCCACGGCTCCGTCGATGAGCTCCTGGCAGGTCTTGAGGTTGACGGCCCAGTCCTCCGCGGAGGCGAACTGTCCTACGGCGATCCTCATGCGGGGAAAACCTCCTCGGGGGCGATGGGGCGGCCCGAGATGCCCTGCGCGTGCAGCTCCTCGCAGAACGCGGCCACCATCGGGGCGTTGGGCGCGGCGCCGTACGGCATCCAGTCCTGGCCGAAGGTGCGGGCCGTCTCGGTCAGGTCGGCGAGCAGCCACGGCGTGGTGTCGGTGAGCAGCCGCCGCCGGGCCAGCCAGTGCCGCTTGGAGCGTTCGAACAGGTCCAGCACGGCGCCGGGCAGCTCCGGGTGGCGCTCGGCGGTCTCCCGCTTGAGCGTGATCAGGTGGATGCCGGGCACGAAGCCGGTCTGCTGGTAGTAGGCCAGCTCGGCGGCGCGGTGGTCGGGCAGCAGGTGGCGGAGGCGGCTGCCGGGGGTGAAGAACTCCGGCGGCATGAACGGCGTCATGATCGCGTCGTACCGGCCGTCCGCGAGCCCTTCGGCCAGGCCGTCGCCGGTCAGCGAGACGTTGCCGGGGAGCGGCACGGGCCCGGTCCGGTCCTTGCCGGTCTCGCCGGCCACCAGCGGGCCGACCGTCCACTCGATGCCCTCGATGTCCACCCCGGCGTCCCGCAGCAGCGCGCGGGTCCAGGTGTTGCCGGAGTCGGGCCAGCCGGTCAGGCCGATGCGGGCGCCCTTGAGCTCGTCCAGCGAGGTCAGGTCGCTGTCGCGGCGGACGAGCACGCAGCGGTGCCGGAAGCCGCGCATCACGAACACGGGCAGCCCCACGAGCCGGTCGTCGCCGGCGGCGCGGCCGAGCACGTACCGGCTGAAGGAGGTCTCCCCTCCGTCGAGGCCGGGCTCGCCGAGCACGTCGGGCGTGACGGCACGGGACTCGATCTCCAGCTCGAACCCCTCGGGCCGGACGACCCCTGTCACGACCGGCACGAGGTGGTCCCAATCCCGCACGGCAAGGCGGATATTTGCCATAAAGCACCCCAAACGGGCAATAGTTGCCGTTAATTGCCAGAAACCATATGTTCAGCCATGCAAGCCACACAAGAAGATCTTTGTTGCTGAACAAAGATTTACAGGGGGACAAAGTGGACACCGCATGGCTGGCGCAGCGCATCGCCGATCCGAGCGCGCGCGGGATCGCCGCCGCCCTGACCGACCTGATCAGGGAGGGCACGGTCACGGCGCAGACGCGCCTGCCGACGGTCCGCGGCCTGGCCAGGGAGCTGGGCGTCAGCTCGGGAACGGTCGCGGACGCCTGGGCCGAGCTGCGCAAACACGGGATGATCAGGACCGAGCGGCGCCGCGGCACCGTGGTGCTCGGCCCGCCGGAGGTGCCCCGCCCGATCCGGTACGAACGCCTCGGCCACTGGGGCGACCGCCTGGCCATCGACCTGACCATCGCCTCCCCCGACACGGCCCTGCTCCCGCCCCTGGAGGCGGCGCTGGCCGCGGCGGCCCGCGCGGACGGGCTCAACGACTACGCCCGCGCGACGATCACGCCGCGGCTGCGGGCCGCCGTCGAGCCGGACTGGCCGTTCCATGCGGAGGGCTGGCTGGCGGTCGGCGGCGGGTACGAGGCCGTCCAGCTCCTCTGCCAGACCGCGGCCCTGCCGGGCGACAGGATCGCGATCGAGGAGCCGACCGGGGCGCGGCTGCTGGACATCCTGGAGCGGGTCGGCGTGCAGATCGTCCCGGTGGCCTGCGACGAGCACGGCCCCATCCCGGGTGCGCTGGAGAAGGCGCTGCGGGCCAGGCCCGTGGCCTTCGTCTACCAGCCGCGGGGCCAGTCGCCGTGCGGCCACGCCGTCACCCCCGCGCGCTCGGCCGAGCTGGCGGAGCTGCTGGAGCCCGCCAAGACGCTCATCGTCGAGGACGACGGGATCGGCGAGCTGTCGGTCTCGCCGATGGTCAGCATGGGGGCCCGGTTTCCGGGCCGTACGGTGCTGGTGCGCTCGTACTCCAAGTCGCACGGCCCCGACCTGCGCATCGCCGTCATCGGCGGGGCGGCGGACGCGGTGGAGCGGGTGCGCGTGCTGCGCAGCTTCGGCACCGGCTGGACCAGCCGGATCCTCCAGGACACGCTCGCCCACCTGCTGGGCGACGCGGGCGTGCGCGAGCGCGTCGCGCACGCCCGCGAGGTGTATGCGCGGCGCCGCGCGCGGCTGGCCGCGGAGCTGGCGGCGCGCGGCGTGCGTACGGGCGGCGGCGACGGCCTGGTGCTCTGGGTGCCGGTGCACGACGAGCCGGCCGCCCTGGTCACGCTGGCCGCGCACGGCATCTCGGTCGCGCCGGGCAGCCGCTACGTGGTCGAGCCCGCCGCCGCCCACCACCTGCGGCTGGCCACGGCCCGGCTCACCGACGACCCGGACGAGCTGTCCGCCCTGGCCGACGTGATCGCCCTGGCGGCCACGGGCGGCAGGCGGCTCAGCGCCGCGACCTGATCCCGGTGATGCGGCGGAACACGTCCCACCAGAACGGCGCGCCGAACAGCAGCGCCACGTACGTCAGCAGGAAGCCCGGCCAGTGGCTCGGCGTGCTGATCCGGTCCCACCACATGGGAAGGTTCCCCTGCACGCTCGGCTCGCCCTGCGCAGGGATCGACACGCTGACCATCGCCTGCCCCATCATCTTGACCAGGGCGGGCTCGCTGAGCAGCTCGGTCACGCAGGGCACCGGGGCCTCGCCCGTGCACTGCCGCCTCAGCTCCTCGTACGCGTCCGGCCCCGCCTCCGCCACGGCCGTGACCGAGGAGCGGAAGGCGTTGTCGCGCAGCAGCGTCTTGGCGTACTCGAAGCCGTCCATCGAGAACAGCAGCGTCACCACGACGCCCAGCACGGCCAGCACCCACTTGACGTAGCGCCTGTACAGCATGGACAGGCGCTGCATCTCCCCGTCGAACCAGGTCTCGACGCCCTTCCTGAACCGGTCGAGGTCGCCCTGCGCGCTCTCCCACACGCCCTTGAGATGGCCGTACAGAGGGCTGCCGATCTTGTGCAGCTTCCTCAGGAACTCCGGGATGTCACCGTTCTCCATCGCGGCCAGCTCCATCACCGCGACCGCGAAGCGCTCGGGCGGCAGGTTGGCGATGCTGGTCCTGCCGCGCTTGGCGTGGTCGATCTCGCGTACCCGCTCGTAGAGCAGGTTCATGATCGACTCGCCGGTCCTCGCCTCGGGCAGCCGGCCGGGGTCGGCGGGGGCGGGCCTGTCGCTGTGCCTCGGCCGGGGATCGCGCCCGAACGGCAGGGCCAGCAGCACGTCCCGGACGCTGGCGGGCAGCCACGACGGCGATGTGTCCCCGACGCCGTCCAGGGTGTCCCTGAGGTAGGCCCACAGGAACTTGCTGCGGATGGACAGCACCCGGACGAACAGCTCGTTGAGGCCGCTCACCAGCAGCGACAGCAGCAGGAACGCCACGACCAGGCCGAGGGCCAAATCCACGTAAACGGATAACACGGCGCATTGATACCACCACGCGGTGTGGCCCCGCAATGCCGGTGATCAGGCGCCGTAGAACACCCGGTCCACGACTTTGCGGGCCCGCCGCGTGACGCGGCGGTAGTCGTCGAGGAAGTCCTCCGAGCCGTCCGGCGGGTAGCCGAGCGTCTGGGCGAGCATCCTGCGCTCCCCCGCGTCGCGCGGCACGCTGTCTCCCGGCCGGCCCTTCACCAGCATGATCGCGTCGCGCACCCGAGACGCGAACCGCCACGCCTCCGCCAGCACCGCCTCGTCGGCCGGCGCCAGCAGCTCCTCCCCCACGGCCGCCCGCAGCGCCTCCAGCGTGCGGGTGGTGCGCAGCGACGGGTGCGTGCCGGCGTACCGGAGCTGCAGGAGCTGGGCCACCCATTCCACGTCCGACAGCCCGCCGGGGCCGAGCTTGGTGTGCAGGGCGGGGTCGGCGCCGCGCGGCAGGCGTTCGGCCTCCATGCGGGCCTTGAGCCGCCTGATCTCCCTGACCGTGTCCTCCCGCAGGCCGTGGCGCGGGTGGCGCAGCTCGTCGATCATCGCGATGAACGCCGCCCCCAGCTCGGCGTCCCCGGCCGAGAAGCGGGCCCGCAGCAGGGCCTGCGACTCCCACGGCGACGACCAGCGGGAGTAGTAGGCCCGGTACGACGCCAGCGTGCGCACCAGCGGCCCCTGGCGCCCCTCCGGGCGCAGGTCGGGGTCGATGGGCAGGGGCGGGTCGGGGGCGGGCAGCGACAGGAGCCTGCGCAGCTCGTTGGCGACGGCGAAGGCGGCGTCGGTGGCCTCGCGCTCGGCCACGCCGGGCAGCGGCGAGTGCACGAACATGACGTCGGCGTCGCTGGCGTACGAGCACTCCATGCCGCCCAGCCGGCCCATGGCGATGATCGCGAAGGAGGTGACGCCGGCGGCCCTGCCGAGTGCGGCGTCGAGCGCGGCCTGGAGGGTCACGTCGTTGAGCCGCGACAGCGCGGTGCCGACGGTCTCGATGTCGATCAGGCCGGACAGGTCGGCCACGGCCGTGCGGAACAGCTCCTTGCGCCGCAGCGCCCGCACCGCCGTGACGGCGGTCTCGGGGTCGCCGGTATACCGGGCGACCGCGGCGGACGCCTCGCCGAGCAGCGCCTCCGGCGGGCGTACGGCCAGCTCCTCGTCGGAGCCCAGCATGGCCACCGCGTCGGGGGCGTGCATGAGCAGGGTGGTGGCGTAGCGGCTGGTGCCGAGCACCCTGGCCATCCTGGCGGCCACGGCGGTCTCGTCGCGCAGCAGCCGGAGGTACCACGGCGTGCTGCCCAGCTTGTCGCTGACCTGCCGGAACCCGAGCAGCGCCGCGTCGGGGTCGGGCGTGTCGGCGAACCAGCCGAGCATGACCGGCAGCAGCGTGCGCTGGATGGCGGCCCGCCTGGACACGCCGGTGGACAGGTTCGCGATGTGGCGCAGCGCGCCCCTGGGGTCGACGTAGCCGAGCGCCTCCAGCCGGGCCGCCGCCGCGGCGGTGGACAGCCGCGCCTCCGACTCCGGCAGCCGCGCCACGGCCTGCAGCAGCGGCCGGTAGAACAGCTTCTCGTGCAGCCGCCGCGCCTCCATGGCGTGCCGCCGCCACCGCGCCGTGAACTCCCCCACCGGGTCGGCCTGCATACCCAGCGCCCGGCCCAGCCTGCGCAGGTCGGCCTCGCCGGTGGGCACGACGTGCGTGCGCCGCAGGCGGTGGAGCTGCAGCAGGTGCTCGACCCGCCGCAGGAACGAGTACGCCTCCGCCAGCCCGCGCGAGTCGTCACGGGCGACGTAGCCGCCCCTGGAGAGCGCCGCCAGCGCCGGGAGCGTCCCCCTGCGGCGCAGCAGCGGGTCGAGCCTGCCGTGCACGAGCTGCAGGAGCTGCACCGCGAACTCGATGTCGCGCAGCCCGCCCGGCCCGAGCTTGAGCTGCCGCTCGCCCTCGGCGCGCACGTGGGCCTCGACGCGGCGGCGCATCGCCTGCACGTCCTCGACGAAGTGCTCGCGGGTGGCGGCCGTCCAGACCATCTCGTTGACGGCCTCGACGTAGGCGGCGCCCAGCTCCAGGTCGCCCGCCACGGGCCTGGCCTTGAGCAGCGCCTGGAACTCCCAGGTCTTGGCCCAGCGGCGGTAGTAGGCGAGGTGGCTGGCGAGCGTGCGGACCAGCGGCCCCGAGCGGCCCTCGGGGCGCAGCCCGGCGTCCACCTCCCACAACGAGCCCTCGGGGGTGGTCGCGGAGCAGGCCCGCATCATGGCCTGGGCCAGGCGGGTGGCGGCCCGTAGCGCCTTGGCCTCGTCGGCGCCCTCCCTCGGCTCCGCCACGAAGATCACGTCGACGTCGCTGATGTAGTTCAGCTCCCTGGCGCCGCACTTGCCCATGCCGATGACCGCGAAGCGGACCTCCTCGGCCTCGACCTCGGTGCGGGCGATGGCGAGCGCGGCCTCCAGCGCGGCGCCCGCCAGGTCGGACAGCTCGGCGGTGACCTCGCTGAGCGTCGCCTGGCCGTTGAGGTCGCGGGCGGCCAGGTGCGCCAGGCGGCCCCGGTAGGCCACGCGCAGCGCCGTCAGCGCGCCGTTGCCGCCCTCGGCCGCGCGCGGCTCGCTCTCGCCCGGCTCGGCGCCGACCGCCCGCAGCAGCTCGGCCCTGGCCTCGCCGAGGGCGGGCTCGGCCAGCCGGGCCACCTGCCCGGGATGGCGCACGAGGTGCTCGCCGAGCGCGGCACTGACGCCCAGCACGGCCAGCAGCCTGCCCTTGAGCCCTTCGTCGGAGCGCAGCGCGTCGAGCACGGCCGGCTCGCGCTCGATCAGGCGGGTCAGCGAGACCAGGGCCTGGTCCGGGTCGGCCACGTCGACC
This window encodes:
- a CDS encoding bifunctional [glutamine synthetase] adenylyltransferase/[glutamine synthetase]-adenylyl-L-tyrosine phosphorylase, yielding MPRIESTAARLAKLGFADGARAAQLVGQSEADLDDILESLVDVADPDQALVSLTRLIEREPAVLDALRSDEGLKGRLLAVLGVSAALGEHLVRHPGQVARLAEPALGEARAELLRAVGAEPGESEPRAAEGGNGALTALRVAYRGRLAHLAARDLNGQATLSEVTAELSDLAGAALEAALAIARTEVEAEEVRFAVIGMGKCGARELNYISDVDVIFVAEPREGADEAKALRAATRLAQAMMRACSATTPEGSLWEVDAGLRPEGRSGPLVRTLASHLAYYRRWAKTWEFQALLKARPVAGDLELGAAYVEAVNEMVWTAATREHFVEDVQAMRRRVEAHVRAEGERQLKLGPGGLRDIEFAVQLLQLVHGRLDPLLRRRGTLPALAALSRGGYVARDDSRGLAEAYSFLRRVEHLLQLHRLRRTHVVPTGEADLRRLGRALGMQADPVGEFTARWRRHAMEARRLHEKLFYRPLLQAVARLPESEARLSTAAAAARLEALGYVDPRGALRHIANLSTGVSRRAAIQRTLLPVMLGWFADTPDPDAALLGFRQVSDKLGSTPWYLRLLRDETAVAARMARVLGTSRYATTLLMHAPDAVAMLGSDEELAVRPPEALLGEASAAVARYTGDPETAVTAVRALRRKELFRTAVADLSGLIDIETVGTALSRLNDVTLQAALDAALGRAAGVTSFAIIAMGRLGGMECSYASDADVMFVHSPLPGVAEREATDAAFAVANELRRLLSLPAPDPPLPIDPDLRPEGRQGPLVRTLASYRAYYSRWSSPWESQALLRARFSAGDAELGAAFIAMIDELRHPRHGLREDTVREIRRLKARMEAERLPRGADPALHTKLGPGGLSDVEWVAQLLQLRYAGTHPSLRTTRTLEALRAAVGEELLAPADEAVLAEAWRFASRVRDAIMLVKGRPGDSVPRDAGERRMLAQTLGYPPDGSEDFLDDYRRVTRRARKVVDRVFYGA